A genomic window from Sulfurospirillum diekertiae includes:
- a CDS encoding rhodanese-like domain-containing protein: MQKVVIAVLLMMGLLHADELKKVSFEEYLLHFDYKERENMKIKTPDMLVLIEEGKAILVDVRFREEFEVWHMNFAKNIPLNELPKRLNELPKDKLIITACPHNDRSNLARLFLVQNGYNAKYLNDGLLKVADFLRGDNAKEFLEEYQASKEKQ, from the coding sequence ATGCAAAAAGTAGTGATAGCTGTTTTATTGATGATGGGTTTGCTTCATGCAGATGAGCTTAAAAAGGTGAGTTTTGAAGAGTATCTTCTGCATTTTGACTATAAAGAGCGTGAAAATATGAAGATCAAAACACCGGATATGTTGGTTCTGATTGAAGAGGGGAAAGCAATTTTAGTGGATGTCCGTTTTCGTGAAGAGTTTGAAGTGTGGCATATGAATTTTGCGAAAAATATTCCGCTCAATGAACTACCCAAACGGTTAAATGAGCTTCCCAAAGACAAACTGATTATCACCGCATGTCCGCATAATGATAGGTCTAATCTTGCGCGCCTCTTTTTGGTGCAAAATGGTTATAACGCGAAGTATCTCAATGATGGGCTTTTGAAAGTGGCTGATTTTTTACGTGGGGATAATGCAAAAGAGTTTTTAGAGGAGTATCAAGCGTCTAAGGAGAAACAATGA
- a CDS encoding sensor domain-containing diguanylate cyclase yields the protein MRLKTKVVVIIAGLLLGVSIAGSVINYMKNVHDTQEQLQNTSLPLSVDNIYTEIQQRMIEPLLVSSLMSHDTFLRDWLMSGEKDIDGIVRYLTEIQQKYDIFTTFLVSDKTKNYYHPRGLIDVVNKDNSADAWYFRFKDQAEPYEINLDHNANLSDTLIMFINYKVMNYKNEMIGVTGVGVRLLNIEKMLNSFKTKYKYDVYFVDQKGEITLFSQALNKRGNIANIDGLKSIKEAIYKGEQTQFEYKNKEGEYLLNTKYIGKLKLQLFVEINKKEYLKELKKTFYANLAISLLVTLLVTLIIIYTINIYQKQLVKMASEDSLTGLANRRKFNEHFEKFYKLYKKGINSLTLVLIDIDNFKEVNDSFGHLVGDEALVRVAEILRIELRSSDMIARWGGEEFALLFVDVSPEKSVEIAQKICQAIREDKALSSLLQRPLTVSIGVGHLSSLESQDGLVYKVDNALYEAKKAGKDQVIVA from the coding sequence ATGCGATTAAAAACTAAAGTGGTTGTGATTATAGCTGGATTGCTTTTAGGTGTATCCATTGCAGGCTCTGTGATCAATTATATGAAAAATGTTCATGATACACAAGAGCAACTGCAAAATACTTCCTTGCCGCTTTCGGTTGACAATATCTACACTGAGATTCAACAGCGCATGATTGAGCCATTACTGGTCTCTTCATTGATGTCGCATGATACTTTTTTACGAGACTGGCTGATGAGCGGTGAAAAAGATATAGATGGCATTGTTCGCTATCTCACGGAAATCCAACAAAAATACGATATTTTTACCACATTTTTAGTCTCCGATAAAACCAAAAACTATTATCATCCTAGAGGGCTTATTGATGTTGTCAATAAAGACAACAGTGCCGATGCGTGGTATTTTCGCTTTAAAGATCAAGCAGAGCCTTATGAAATCAATCTGGATCATAATGCAAATTTAAGTGATACTTTAATCATGTTTATCAATTACAAAGTAATGAACTATAAAAATGAGATGATTGGCGTAACGGGTGTGGGTGTGCGCCTTCTCAACATTGAAAAGATGCTCAACTCCTTTAAAACCAAATATAAATATGACGTCTACTTTGTCGATCAAAAAGGAGAGATAACGCTTTTCTCTCAAGCCCTCAATAAACGTGGCAATATTGCCAATATTGATGGGTTAAAAAGTATCAAAGAGGCTATTTATAAAGGGGAACAGACACAGTTTGAGTATAAAAATAAAGAGGGTGAATACCTTTTAAATACCAAGTACATTGGAAAACTCAAACTGCAACTTTTTGTCGAAATTAATAAAAAAGAGTATCTTAAGGAGCTTAAGAAAACATTTTATGCGAATTTAGCGATTTCGCTTTTGGTAACCTTGTTGGTAACGCTCATTATTATTTATACGATCAATATTTATCAAAAACAGCTTGTTAAAATGGCAAGTGAAGATTCACTGACGGGGCTTGCCAATCGAAGAAAATTTAATGAACATTTTGAAAAATTCTATAAACTTTACAAAAAAGGTATCAATTCACTCACACTTGTTTTGATTGATATTGATAATTTTAAAGAGGTCAATGACTCCTTTGGACATCTTGTGGGCGATGAAGCTTTAGTGAGGGTTGCTGAAATTTTGCGCATAGAGCTTCGCTCTTCCGACATGATAGCACGTTGGGGTGGTGAAGAGTTTGCACTTCTTTTCGTGGATGTGAGTCCTGAAAAGAGTGTTGAAATTGCACAGAAAATTTGCCAAGCTATTCGAGAGGACAAAGCGCTGAGTAGTCTTTTACAAAGACCTCTTACGGTGAGTATTGGGGTAGGGCATCTTAGCAGCTTGGAGAGCCAAGATGGGTTGGTTTACAAAGTGGACAACGCACTTTATGAAGCTAAAAAAGCAGGCAAAGATCAAGTCATTGTTGCGTAA
- a CDS encoding permease: MFDVWEKMVDYLVYGVFGLDASTQKAEVVHFFIFDTVKIYILLVLIIFAVSFLRTYFNTDKVRVYLQGKSEFTGNVLAALFGIITPFCSCSAIPLFLGFMQARIPLGITFSFLISSPMNNEIAIALLFGLFGWKITALYIGFGLLVAILGGFIVGKLGMEKYVLIPVVPMSGDLKEVEITLTVKKRVKESWGYTLDILQKIYLYVMIGVGIGAFIHGYVPTELIVKYAGSNAWYSVPFAVLLGVPMYSNAAGVMPLIEVLTSKGMLLGTALSFMMAITALSLPEAMILKRILHVKLIALFFGIVALGIMGVGYLFNVLL; this comes from the coding sequence ATGTTTGATGTATGGGAAAAGATGGTAGATTATCTGGTCTATGGGGTATTTGGACTGGATGCTTCGACACAAAAAGCAGAAGTGGTTCATTTTTTCATCTTTGATACGGTGAAAATTTACATTCTTTTAGTGCTGATTATTTTTGCAGTGAGTTTTTTGAGAACGTATTTTAATACCGACAAAGTACGCGTCTATTTGCAAGGTAAAAGTGAGTTCACTGGTAATGTCTTAGCAGCACTTTTTGGCATTATTACGCCGTTTTGTAGTTGTTCGGCGATTCCTCTGTTTTTAGGCTTTATGCAAGCACGTATTCCTCTTGGGATTACCTTTAGTTTTTTGATCTCAAGTCCCATGAACAATGAAATTGCTATTGCCCTTTTATTTGGGCTTTTTGGCTGGAAAATCACGGCACTGTACATTGGTTTTGGACTGTTGGTTGCCATTCTAGGCGGCTTTATTGTCGGCAAACTAGGGATGGAAAAATACGTCTTAATTCCTGTGGTACCCATGAGTGGTGATTTGAAAGAGGTTGAGATTACACTGACGGTGAAAAAAAGAGTGAAAGAGTCATGGGGCTACACGCTGGATATTTTACAGAAAATCTATCTGTATGTGATGATTGGTGTGGGCATTGGGGCATTTATTCATGGATATGTTCCAACGGAATTGATCGTCAAATATGCAGGAAGCAATGCGTGGTACAGTGTCCCTTTTGCTGTACTACTGGGCGTTCCGATGTATTCCAATGCCGCAGGCGTGATGCCGCTCATCGAAGTGTTAACCAGTAAAGGAATGTTACTTGGGACGGCGCTGAGCTTTATGATGGCGATCACCGCACTCAGTCTGCCTGAAGCGATGATTTTAAAGCGCATTTTACATGTAAAGCTGATTGCCCTCTTTTTTGGCATTGTGGCTCTTGGAATTATGGGTGTTGGGTATCTGTTTAACGTACTGTTATGA
- a CDS encoding arsenate reductase ArsC, producing the protein MKKVLILCTGNSCRSIIAEALVNAHLKGIEAYSAGVRASGYVNAYAKKVLEEEGIWKENYHSKTLDEVLHVNFDLVVTVCDHAKESCPMFPRPIPKKIHVGFSDPDGKDYGAFILTCKAIKAELLPIIEKELSDV; encoded by the coding sequence ATGAAAAAAGTACTGATTTTATGTACGGGCAACAGTTGTCGAAGTATTATCGCTGAAGCGCTCGTAAACGCACATTTAAAAGGCATTGAGGCGTATAGTGCGGGCGTGCGTGCAAGCGGATATGTCAATGCCTATGCGAAAAAAGTCTTAGAAGAAGAGGGCATTTGGAAAGAGAACTACCACTCCAAAACACTCGATGAGGTTTTACATGTAAACTTCGATTTGGTAGTCACGGTATGCGATCATGCCAAAGAGAGCTGTCCCATGTTTCCTCGTCCTATTCCTAAAAAAATTCATGTTGGCTTTTCCGATCCCGATGGGAAAGATTATGGGGCGTTTATTCTTACATGTAAAGCAATTAAAGCAGAGCTTTTGCCTATCATTGAAAAAGAGCTAAGCGATGTTTGA
- a CDS encoding rod shape-determining protein: MFSLLRSSNAFAIDLGTNNTLVYQPSRGIILDEPTSISFDTKRSSFFDSGASSRRMWGKNPQHIEVMHPLSKGAIANLTVAKAYIKEVIARIAQSRFFKPTILVSVPSDLNSMERGAVVEACKDGGAREVMLIKDPFSAALGSMQAIELPKGVLVLDIGAGVSDISLLSCNGIVMSKSLRVAGNDLDEAIIEYFKASKRILISHNDAEHLKKELGNLVNREEVTMQINVKNLVSRLPERFVASSHDVHQAIMPLVDKMVSLTHRMLSELPPAFAQDIYDQGILLTGGSSMLQGLDCYLSAKLEIAVNVVDNPLQNIILGAGRAMEDVRYSSLLGA, translated from the coding sequence ATGTTTTCTCTCCTTCGTTCTTCCAATGCCTTTGCCATTGATCTTGGCACTAATAATACATTGGTATATCAACCCAGCCGTGGAATTATTTTAGATGAGCCTACCTCTATTTCATTCGATACAAAACGAAGTTCTTTTTTTGATAGTGGTGCTTCTTCAAGGCGAATGTGGGGTAAAAATCCTCAACATATCGAAGTGATGCATCCCCTTTCCAAAGGGGCAATCGCCAATTTAACCGTTGCAAAAGCCTATATTAAAGAGGTCATTGCGCGCATTGCACAGAGCCGATTTTTCAAGCCAACGATTCTTGTGAGTGTTCCAAGCGATCTGAATTCGATGGAGCGGGGTGCTGTGGTAGAAGCGTGTAAAGATGGAGGTGCTCGTGAAGTGATGCTCATCAAAGACCCTTTCTCTGCCGCGCTTGGTTCCATGCAAGCGATAGAATTACCTAAAGGCGTTTTGGTACTGGATATTGGAGCAGGGGTGAGCGATATTTCACTTCTTTCGTGTAATGGGATTGTGATGTCAAAGTCTCTCCGTGTTGCTGGCAATGACCTTGATGAGGCAATTATTGAGTATTTTAAAGCGAGCAAGCGTATTCTCATCTCGCATAATGATGCAGAACATTTAAAAAAAGAGCTTGGAAATCTTGTCAATCGTGAAGAAGTAACGATGCAGATCAATGTCAAAAATCTCGTCTCTCGCCTTCCTGAGCGCTTTGTGGCAAGTTCTCACGATGTGCATCAAGCGATTATGCCTTTGGTTGATAAAATGGTTTCTCTGACACACCGCATGCTTTCAGAACTTCCTCCAGCCTTTGCACAAGATATTTATGATCAAGGTATTTTACTCACAGGTGGTTCTTCGATGCTGCAAGGGCTCGATTGTTACCTGTCTGCCAAATTAGAAATAGCGGTCAATGTTGTGGATAATCCTTTGCAAAATATTATTCTAGGGGCGGGGCGTGCCATGGAAGATGTCCGTTATAGCTCCCTTTTAGGCGCGTAA
- a CDS encoding TerC family protein yields the protein MLESLFTAEALMALLTLTALEIVLGIDNIIFIAILVGRLPAHQRDKGRIFGLGLAMITRIMLLLSLFWIMKLTTPLFTLFSYPISGRDLILIVGGLFLLAKSTTEIHQDIEEVGEEEKELKKGSRGFFNTLIQIAVLDIVFSLDSVITAVGMANNIIIMILAVVLAVGVMMFASKAISDFIDANPTIKILALSFLILVGVTLIAEGFGLHISKAYVYFAMAFSLAVESINIYSRKKKAKKSVAKKEA from the coding sequence ATGCTCGAATCGCTATTTACTGCCGAAGCACTTATGGCGTTATTGACATTAACGGCTTTGGAAATTGTTCTTGGAATTGATAATATTATTTTTATTGCTATTCTCGTAGGCCGCTTGCCTGCCCATCAAAGAGATAAAGGTCGGATTTTTGGACTGGGTCTTGCGATGATCACGCGGATCATGCTCCTTCTCTCACTCTTTTGGATTATGAAATTAACAACGCCCCTTTTTACTCTTTTTTCCTATCCTATTTCAGGACGCGATCTCATCTTAATTGTGGGAGGTCTATTTCTCCTTGCCAAGTCAACAACAGAGATTCACCAAGACATTGAAGAGGTAGGGGAAGAGGAAAAAGAGCTTAAAAAAGGTTCACGTGGCTTTTTTAATACACTCATTCAGATTGCTGTTTTGGACATCGTTTTCTCTCTGGATTCTGTCATTACTGCTGTGGGTATGGCAAACAATATTATCATTATGATTTTGGCCGTTGTCCTTGCGGTAGGAGTGATGATGTTCGCAAGTAAGGCTATTTCTGATTTTATTGATGCCAATCCTACGATTAAAATCTTAGCACTTTCGTTTTTGATTTTAGTTGGTGTGACGCTTATTGCTGAAGGGTTTGGGCTTCATATCTCAAAAGCCTATGTTTATTTCGCGATGGCATTTTCTCTTGCTGTTGAGTCGATTAATATTTACAGTCGTAAGAAAAAAGCTAAAAAATCAGTAGCTAAAAAAGAGGCGTAA
- a CDS encoding MqnA/MqnD/SBP family protein, producing the protein MVFGKIDYINLLPFHVFLKRASLPNAFKRSCEHQKSVPSSINRKFRKRVVDAAFISSIESKRKSITPLPIGIVAQKNVKSVILKKGVAKRDPASATSNMLTRVLGLEGEVFIGDRALKLYLQEPDAYIDLAQVWHDTYHLPFVFARLCVNVRQSFYKKLSAKFVQCPIKIPNYILKTYAKERGIAAHDIKEYLKLISYSIGKKEQKALFMFLKKAKRLNKPSS; encoded by the coding sequence ATGGTTTTTGGAAAGATAGACTATATCAATCTTCTTCCATTTCATGTTTTTTTAAAACGAGCCTCACTACCCAACGCGTTTAAACGTTCATGTGAGCATCAGAAATCTGTTCCGTCCAGTATCAATCGTAAATTTAGAAAGCGTGTTGTGGATGCCGCATTTATTTCCAGTATTGAAAGTAAACGCAAATCAATCACCCCTTTGCCTATTGGCATCGTGGCGCAAAAAAATGTTAAAAGTGTTATTTTAAAAAAGGGCGTTGCTAAAAGAGACCCCGCCTCTGCTACATCCAATATGTTAACCCGCGTCCTTGGGTTAGAAGGTGAAGTTTTCATCGGAGATCGTGCACTCAAACTCTACCTACAAGAGCCCGATGCGTATATTGATCTTGCTCAAGTTTGGCATGACACGTATCATCTCCCTTTTGTATTTGCACGATTGTGTGTGAATGTGCGTCAAAGTTTTTACAAAAAACTCTCTGCAAAGTTTGTTCAATGCCCGATTAAAATTCCTAACTATATTTTAAAGACCTATGCCAAAGAGCGTGGTATTGCAGCCCATGACATTAAAGAGTACCTTAAACTTATCAGTTATTCCATTGGGAAGAAAGAGCAAAAAGCCCTGTTTATGTTTCTCAAAAAAGCCAAACGCCTCAACAAGCCTTCGTCGTAA